A window of the Arachis duranensis cultivar V14167 chromosome 5, aradu.V14167.gnm2.J7QH, whole genome shotgun sequence genome harbors these coding sequences:
- the LOC107488204 gene encoding UDP-glucuronate 4-epimerase 5: protein MSLLKTVAASHNNVDNNMLPSTPGKLKPEKYQPYNHYMIHRLRLSKLTLWSSIFLAFILFFFILSPPSPSPAANRRESWGGHHWEKRVTKSACRNSDSGFTVLVTGAAGFIGCHVSLSLKRRGDGVLGLDNFNRYYDQNLKRSRQKVLSRAGVFVVEGDINDAALIRKLFDVVHFTHVMHLAAQAGVRYAMQNPHSYVHSNVAGFVNLLEASKDANPQPAIVWASSSSVYGLNSKVPFSEKDRTDQPASLYAATKKAGEAIAHSYNHIYGLSITGLRFFTVYGPWGRPDMAYFFFTKDILKGKQITVFEAADGGTVARDFTYIDDIVKGCLGALDTAKRSTGSGGKKKGPAQFRIYNLGNTSPVAVSELVRILEKLLKVKAKKKVMVMPRNGDVQFTHANISRAHRELGYMPTTDLETGLSNFVKWYLDFYSPSTKNPASSSSSSSW, encoded by the coding sequence ATGTCGCTGCTGAAGACGGTGGCGGCGTCACACAACAACGTCGACAATAACATGCTGCCATCAACACCGGGCAAGTTGAAACCAGAAAAGTACCAACCCTACAACCACTACATGATCCACCGCCTCAGGCTATCAAAACTCACCCTTTGGTCCTCCATCTTCCTCGccttcatcctcttcttcttcatcctctCCCCTCCATCTCCTTCCCCCGCCGCCAACCGCCGTGAATCATGGGGAGGCCACCACTGGGAGAAGCGCGTCACCAAGTCAGCCTGCAGGAACTCCGACTCCGGATTCACCGTCCTCGTCACCGGCGCTGCCGGCTTCATCGGCTGCCACGTGTCCCTTTCCCTCAAGCGGCGCGGCGACGGAGTCCTCGGCCTCGACAACTTCAACCGCTACTACGATCAGAACCTGAAACGCTCCCGCCAGAAGGTGCTCTCACGCGCCGGCGTCTTCGTGGTGGAGGGCGACATCAACGACGCTGCGCTCATTCGCAAACTCTTCGACGTCGTCCACTTCACCCACGTCATGCACCTGGCCGCCCAGGCGGGCGTCCGCTACGCCATGCAGAACCCGCATTCCTACGTCCACAGCAACGTCGCGGGGTTTGTGAACCTTCTAGAAGCTTCGAAAGATGCGAACCCGCAACCAGCGATCGTGTGGGCCTCATCGAGTTCCGTGTACGGACTCAATTCTAAGGTACCGTTTTCGGAGAAGGACAGAACTGATCAACCGGCGAGTCTTTACGCCGCTACGAAGAAAGCAGGTGAAGCCATTGCGCATAGCTATAACCACATCTATGGGCTTTCCATCACTGGGTTGCGTTTCTTCACTGTTTATGGTCCTTGGGGTAGGCCTGACATGGCGTATTTCTTCTTCACGAAGGATATTCTGAAGGGGAAGCAGATCACTGTGTTTGAGGCGGCAGATGGTGGAACAGTTGCGAGGGATTTTACATACATTGATGACATCGTGAAGGGGTGTTTAGGGGCTTTGGACACGGCGAAGAGGAGCACTGGCAGCGGGGGAAAGAAGAAGGGGCCTGCGCAGTTCAGGATATATAACCTGGGGAACACTTCGCCGGTGGCGGTGAGCGAGCTTGTGAGGATATTGGAGAAGCTTCTGAAGGTGAAGGCGAAGAAGAAGGTGATGGTTATGCCGAGGAATGGGGACGTTCAGTTCACGCATGCCAATATTAGCAGAGCGCATAGGGAGCTTGGTTACATGCCCACCACAGATTTGGAGACAGGTCTCAGCAACTTTGTGAAATGGTACCTTGATTTTTACTCTCCCTCTACGAAGAAccctgcttcttcttcttcttcttcttcttggtga
- the LOC107488203 gene encoding LRR receptor-like serine/threonine-protein kinase GSO1, whose product MNSLGFLLLLLVLVAFSIVQLVHGNAELRALMDLKSSLDPEGKILSSWSSDGDPCSGLFQGVACNEHRKVANISLQGKGLSGWLSPSVAELKCLSGLYLHYNNLSGEIPPQISNLTELVDLYLDVNSLSGTIPTEIGNMASLQVVQLGDNQLVGSIPKQMGSLKQLSTLALQYNKLSGEIPLSLGNLEKLSRLNLSFNNFTGMIPATLAHLEQLKVLDIQNNSLSGFVPSGLKRLGDGFQGANNRGLCGVGFSTLRACKPANVKLNCNQTHCSKSRRFPQAVITAGLVTITLTFFSVGFLTFVKYRRQKQRIRNTSDSSEGKLSPCQPKDFIRKSPSPLVNLEYHNGWDPLSNQNLNQVRFNVDEVESATLYFSEANLLSKSKFSAVYKGVLRDGSLVAIRSINSTCCKTEEAEFVKGLTLVTSLRHENLVRLRGFCCSRSRGECFLIYDFATKGNLSQYLDMEDGNGHVLEWPKRVSIIKGIAKGIGYLHGDEASKPSLVHQNISVENVLLDQQFNPLIMDAGLPKLLADDVVFSALKVSAAMGYLAPEYVTTGRFTEKSDIYAFGVIVLQVLSGKKTVGGSIRLAVESLRFDDFVDRNLRGRYSKHEATMLSKLATLCTHELPDQRPTMVDVIQELNVFPANS is encoded by the exons ATGAATTCCCTTGGTTTCCTTCTTTTATTGCTTGTTCTGGTTGCATTTTCCATTGTGCAGCTGGTTCATGGAAATGCAGAACTAAGAGCTCTTATGGACTTGAAATCCTCACTAGACCCGGAGGGAAAGATCCTTAGCTCTTGGAGCAGTGATGGTGATCCATGCAGTGGCTTGTTCCAAGGTGTTGCGTGCAATGAGCACCGCAAAGTGGCCAACATTTCCTTGCAGGGAAAGGGACTTTCAGGGTGGTTATCTCCTTCTGTGGCTGAACTTAAATGCTTGTCAGGTTTATACCTTCATTACAACAACCTTTCTGGTGAGATACCCCCACAGATTTCAAATCTTACTGAACTTGTTGATCTCTATCTCGACGTGAATAGTCTCTCCGGAACCATACCTACTGAGATCGGCAACATGGCTAGTCTCCAAG TGGTGCAGTTAGGAGACAACCAATTAGTGGGAAGTATACCTAAACAGATGGGCTCCTTGAAGCAGCTTAGTACTCTTGCATTGCAATATAACAAATTAAGTGGCGAAATTCCACTAAGCTTGGGAAACTTGGAAAAGCTAAGCAGGCTGAATTTGAGCTTTAACAACTTCACTGGTATGATTCCTGCAACATTAGCTCATCTTGAACAACTCAAGGTTCTAGACATTCAAAACAATTCTCTATCAGGGTTTGTTCCTTCAG GATTGAAGAGACTGGGGGATGGATTCCAAGGTGCAAACAACCGAGGTCTATGTGGAGTTGGGTTTTCTACTCTGAGAGCATGCAAGCCTGCGAATGTGAAATtgaattgtaaccagactcattgCTCAAAATCAAGGAGGTTTCCTCAGGCTGTGATCACAGCAGGTCTTGTGACAATCACACTCACATTCTTCAGCGTTGGATTTCTTACTTTTGTCAAATACCGACGGCAAAAGCAGAGGATTAGGAATACATCAGACTCATCTGAAGGGAAACTTAGTCCTTGCCAGCCTAAAGACTTCATCAGGAAAAGTCCATCTCCACTTGTTAACCTTGAGTATCACAATGGATGGGATCCATTGTCTAACCAAAATCTAAACCAGGTTAGATTTAATGTGGATGAGGTAGAGTCGGCAACGCTGTACTTTTCGGAAGCCAATTTATTGAGTAAGAGCAAATTCTCAGCAGTTTATAAGGGAGTACTCAGAGATGGTTCTCTTGTGGCCATTAGAAGCATTAACTCGACATGCTGCAAAACTGAGGAAGCTGAGTTTGTGAAGGGGCTGACCTTAGTAACCTCACTGAGACATGAAAACCTTGTTAGGCTCAGAGGTTTCTGCTGTTCAAGAAGTAGAGGTGAATGTTTCCTGATCTATGACTTTGCCACCAAGGGAAACCTGTCTCAATATCTTGATATGGAAGATGGAAATGGACATGTGCTTGAATGGCCCAAGAGGGTCTCCATCATCAAGGGCATTGCAAAGG GTATTGGATATTTGCACGGTGATGAAGCAAGCAAACCTTCCCTAGTACATCAGAATATTTCAGTTGAAAATGTTCTCCTTGACCAGCAGTTCAATCCGTTGATCATGGATGCTGGGCTCCCCAAGCTTCTTGCAGATGACGTTGTTTTCTCAGCTCTGAAAGTAAGTGCCGCCATGGGGTACCTGGCCCCTGAATACGTTACTACAGGACGCTTCACTGAGAAGAGTGACATCTATGCATTTGGTGTCATTGTTCTTCAAGTTCTGTCTGGGAAGAAAACTGTAGGTGGTTCGATACGGTTGGCAGTTGAGTCTCTAagatttgatgattttgttgaCAGAAATCTGAGGGGAAGATACTCCAAACATGAGGCAACAATGCTTTCAAAGCTTGCAACTCTCTGCACCCATGAGCTTCCTGACCAAAGGCCAACCATGGTGGATGTGATTCAAGAACTGAATGTGTTTCCTGCTAATTCATGA
- the LOC107488205 gene encoding probable calcium-binding protein CML13, with amino-acid sequence MGKDLSDEQVASMKEAFTLFDTSGSGRIAPSELGILMRSLGGNPTQAQLKAIIAEENLTAPFDFPRFLDLMAKHMKAEPFDRQLRDAFKVLDKDNTGYVSVSELRHILTSIGEKLEPSEFDEWIREVDVGPDGKIRYEDFIARMVAK; translated from the coding sequence atgggtAAGGATCTGAGCGACGAGCAGGTAGCTTCGATGAAGGAAGCTTTCACTCTCTTCGATACGAGCGGCAGCGGGCGGATCGCTCCGTCGGAGCTTGGGATCCTTATGAGGTCGCTGGGCGGCAACCCCACCCAGGCACAACTCAAAGCCATCATCGCCGAAGAGAACCTCACCGCACCCTTCGATTTTCCTCGATTTCTGGATCTGATGGCCAAGCACATGAAGGCTGAGCCCTTTGATCGCCAGCTCCGCGACGCCTTCAAGGTCCTCGACAAGGACAACACCGGCTACGTCTCCGTCTCTGAGCTCCGCCACATCCTCACCAGTATTGGCGAGAAGCTCGAGCCCTCTGAGTTTGACGAGTGGATCAGGGAGGTTGATGTTGGCCCCGATGGTAAGATCCGTTACGAGGATTTCATCGCCAGAATGGTTGCTAAGTAA